TTAACTCGTTTTTATCACACCAGCTAGAGATTTTATTAAGAACCGATTGGAGAACATCGCAGAGCGTAGGAAGAAATTTGCCTCTAAGAACTGTGGCAAGGTCATCTAAAAAACCTTCCGTTGTCCTAGGTCGTTTAGAAGCGTAATAATTTCACCACCCTGTGACACCACAGAAGCGGAGGTAGAACACCACCCTGTGGACTGCCTTTCGTTACCGTAATCAGGATGGTCGATGATCCATACTGAACACGCACTATTCTCCTTCGTAACATGAAGTAGATCCATTCCGCAACACCTAAGTCAATACCAAATTTGTGGCAGGCATTTAGAATAGCTCTGAATGTGACATGGTTGAAAGCGCCTGACACGTCTATAAAACAGCCAATAGCAAACTCCTTGTACCGGAGAGCATCCTCGGCACTAGAGACTACGTTATGAAGTGCATTTTCACAGGATTTGCCTGGTTGATATGCATGTTGTTTGGCATGAATAGGTTTTAAGATGAGCGGTCCATCTCTGATGTATCTATCGATCAGCTTTTCTAACGTTTTGAGACAAAACAATGTTAGGCTGATTGGCCTAAAACTACTAGCTTTAGAATAATCAATTGTACCGGGTTTAGGGGTAAATGCGGAAGGTTTTTTAGATGACCTTGCCACAGTTCTTAGAGGCAAATTTCTTCCTACGCTCTGCGATGTTCTCCAATCGGTTCTTAATAAAATCTCTAGCTGGTGTGATAAAAACGAGTTAAGCATTAACCCAAGTGAAaccaaaatgataattttcacTAATAAAAGGAAGTTGGAAGGCATCACAATACCCTCACACGGACCCGCAAGCGAAAATAGCTTAAAAACATCGTCTAAACCaagtacacaaaaaaaatttcatgcagaGAGACAAAATCgagagaaaatttcaaaaattgaccTCGATTttggccccgaagcatgaaaataactatttccaaattctaataattttttccGGCTCGCCTCTAGCTTCAGAGACATCAGCTTGAGGGATTTGAGCAATAAAATTAAGATGCGGTGACACTTTGGTGGTAATTATTATCAAATTACTGGACCATTCATTGTTATGCAGgttctgtcaaaatttggtTATGTGTAACAAGTTagtcagaaaaagaaaactaaaactTGTCCGAATATGAACgcatttaattaaatcatttaaattttaaataatttacacaacagtcaagggatctgacccacccttaccggtgggacctagttatcTACTGCCATTTTATTGAGCATTGAACCAAGTTTTTCAATCAGATGCTTTCCTTCTGAACACCAACGGTCCATTGTATCCGTCGCAAATACAATAAAATGGTCACTTTTACAGATCAtttctttaaacatttttctttctcacAGGCTGTTTTCTGCTGCAGCACCTGCttttattttgtgatattGATATTTGTTGGGCAAATATTACCATTTTCCCTGTCAGTTTCcatttttcactaaattttaaatgtgtCGAAAATCGTACTCTTTACATTTAGGTTTATTGGTTAGGTGTATGTTTATTTACCTTCATGGTCAACAGTTTCTGTCCTTATCTCGAAATAGAAAAGCCTCATATATTCTGCATTTTCTCTCCTTGAAAACTTCGGGTAGGCTAGCTCCCCCAATTGTGTGTTtgtaatcaaaattaaaatgtagCACGTTATATGTGGGACTATAGTATCCCTAGACAAATAGCAAGCCAAATATATATTGTAATTCAAAgcgattaaaaatttattttaagacaactttttcaccaaatttatttttcttaatttaaaagatttaaacTATGCACCGACACACTGGAACTGGTAACATTCGGATAAGTAAATGTTGCTCCCTTACATGCCAATTTAGCGaaactgaaacaaaaaacatacTTTCATGAATTCATTATCCAGTcaacgaaaatggaaaatagagTGCACCGACGTTATCTCATAGCTTTTCTCGTATCCAGCACGTTCGGCACACCGCTGTGCTACGTCTGATGTAAGGAGCAAACTGATCAAATTTATTCCCAACATCCTTGCAATGTATTtgctaaattaaaatttgtttttaaatgtggaGATGATGTAGATAACTGCTCATGAAAGGAAACTTACTTTGCctccaacattttttgtccGATTCCTATTTCTCGATACTGTGGTAATACGGACAACGCAAAGCCAGTTAAACACCGCCTGGTTTTGTAGTGTCGAAAGACATCAAACTGACCGCAAACATACAGATGTGTTGTTTCAATATCTCGCACTTTTGGTGAATTGTACTGTGAACAAATTGTCGCTTAAATTGGGTCCATTACATACGAGTGAGACCTAGCTTACATGATTCCAGTCACCAATCTCATCTCTTTGTTTAACAAACAACACATTAACTCCGATTATCTCGTCTGATCCTTCACGATAGCAACCAATTGTCAATTTATGATCCATTATGGTTGTGCGAACAATGTCCTGAAAGTCGGCTATCGCCTGTAGATTCCTTGATAAATTGCGAGATTCGCATATTGTTTCGTCGGGAAGAAAGTGTGCTACCAAGTGTTTAATTGCATCCTCGTAACGATTTGGTGTTAGGTCTTCTATACGATAGTTCACTAACGTTTCACTGTATGGATCCTTCAGTTGGAATCGGTACCAGACGGTCGGGAAGGGAATGTTGGACGGACGTTTAAATTTTGGTATCATTTTAATTGTATAATGTATGCCCTTCTGATCAGTTTGAGAAATTAAGCGCTAACGATATGAAGATGTAACAGCaactaaatttcaatattcaaCATTTCGTTAATCCATTCTGTTTAAAATCCATCTTCAACACCTACTGGACAATAGTAGACATAAATGGCTTACAAATAAATACCCGGATAACATAATTACACGATGTAAATGAAGTAAGTGAcatttttgaatcaaaattgAGTTAGAACATCACCTCCTTCTCTCcaagaaaatccatttctcACCATCTTTTGATGTCCCCTATATCGATCTCAATTAAGTCATATCAAATAATTTGTTCCGAATTTTGCATCAAATGTTGTAACGACATTAGTTTCACCTCGTTATAGAAAGAGTGTTCATTCAACGTAAAACATCACCACTATCTGATATATCGATAAATGTACACGCTATGTGGGAAGGTGTACAATGCACACACCACATCATTACACAAGAAGCATCGATTTAGTCGGGACAGATTTGTTCAATGACCgtgaaagtttttgaattttattgttagGTCATTCACAGGCATAATGGCAATAATGTCAGTATTATCAAGTCTTTTTCCTACTTTCGATACACATTTTTTCTATACAGATTGATacacaaatctattacttcgttatGTTTGTAAAGCATGGTCTATTTCATTACGTTTAAGTCTTCGATTATTGCGACCAGGCGTAGACGATGACGAACAATGGTAAATGTATAAACCTACAGAACAGACTCGACTAGATATCAATTGACGTCAATGTGGAATCGAGAACACGTAAgttgaaactaaaaaaaatctatttcaacaaaaaaaagttttaatgttCTCCAAATGGTCATGATGACCGAAACGAagtaaatataaacaaaatttaattcattcgTTTTCATTCAAATCTACGCATTATTTATGACTATATTTAGAATCAATCGACTCAACACCGATTTACCTTTAGTACTATTACCATTAGGTGTGAGAGGTCTGACGCAAATATTATTATTGCATGAAAgtgcaacaattttttttttctttcttcactCAACATTATCAATTTGTGAAGGTTGGATTTGAcctcaaattattttatgttttattgatTCGTATAATCGAATCACGTATTATATTAACTTTTCTTATGGAGGTTAATGGTAGCTCATTTACAGTATAATACTCACTAGTGCTCTAGACAACAATTTGTGTTGAtataaagtcaaaattttggtttaatatttgatttgaGTAGTTCTTAAATCGATGTAGTTTCAGCATTGAGTTTTTGAACAGCTGAATGTGAATGCATGAGAGCACCTCTGAATTAACACTAAAGCAAACAAATAATTGAATATGAGACCTCTGATAAACGCTGTTTTTACAAGAAGTACGACATAGTTGAAAGTTGAAAGTAATCATCATAcagtgccgccttttccatatgggccaaatgggcaaatgcccgtggcgcccgaagtggagcagaagaaaatggcacccgaggtccttaaaaaaaattagctttACTAATTTGGcgcctatttttccaattgcccGATGGCGCCCAAAACCTGAAAGCGGCACTGATAATCATCATGATGCACCATCGATGGTTTAGCAATTGAAAGCGattgacaaattaaatttttattggaaggTCTGGTGTGTTTGACAAATCGAATTTTCAGCTTATCAGGCACGTCTGACCTTCGAACTATATGACTTttcaatttggattttttacaATGTATGATGACTGAGATATAAACATATGCCTACTGTCGCTAGCAGCTTTCTAGCTTTAGAAAGGCCCTCTGTGTCTATACTGTTACATGGCGCACATAAAACCAAAAGGCAGTCCAAGATATAAAATATTCTGTCGATTGAGCGTATGGAGGCTGTCTTTATTGACACTGTCATACAGAAAAACTTGAAAACACATACAAATGATGTTGCAGTATTGTCATATTGTTCTTAAAACTCTATAGCGCCTGTTGCCTTTATTTCATAGTAGTCAGCAAAGGACAGTATACGCTCCTCGCCTTTAGTAAACACAAGTTCTAGTTTCCACCTTCCGACAGGAACTAAGGGAAGA
The nucleotide sequence above comes from Bradysia coprophila strain Holo2 chromosome X unlocalized genomic scaffold, BU_Bcop_v1 contig_79, whole genome shotgun sequence. Encoded proteins:
- the LOC119070347 gene encoding uncharacterized protein LOC119070347 translates to MIPKFKRPSNIPFPTVWYRFQLKDPYSETLVNYRIEDLTPNRYEDAIKHLVAHFLPDETICESRNLSRNLQAIADFQDIVRTTIMDHKLTIGCYREGSDEIIGVNVLFVKQRDEIGDWNHYNSPKVRDIETTHLYVCGQFDVFRHYKTRRCLTGFALSVLPQYREIGIGQKMLEANKYIARMLGINLISLLLTSDVAQRCAERAGYEKSYEITFAKLACKGATFTYPNVTSSSVSVHSLNLLN